AAGAAAGTCTGTCAGGTAGCATAAGATTCAGTTTTATCTGTTAATTCCGGTAATTCCAGATCTCAGAAGGTTAAAATGATGGCGAAGGGATCGGGCAACCAGTTGCACCCGGATTTGTGTATCAGCCATTTCTATCATTTCATCCTCGAGCACAACGTTTTGCTCTGTATTCACAATGGAGCCGGATACATCTTTCATGCCTCGTACTCCATTGATCTGCTGGGCCTGCTGAAGTTCATCTTCAAAAACAACTTCATGCCTTTTATATCCGGGAGTATCAGCATTGGCAATATTGGAGGCCGTGATTTTCTGACGAAGTGAATAAGCATCCATCGCCTGACCTAACATTTTACTGTGATTACTATCTATAAAGTTCATTGAAAATTTTCTTTTGTTTACAAAATCACTTGCTCCGTTAAAAGCAATTGGTATGCCATCACTCAATTTCTTTAAAAATTGAAAGCAGAAAGCGATTTAGAAGGAACTATACAGATGGTTGGGAGTAGAAATGACCGCTTGAAGGCAAATTTTTCCGTCTGCATCTCTTTTCTTAAGAAGTTCAGATAAGCGCTGATAATTTTTTTATCACATTAACCCAAGTAAGATTTTACAGTTACATGAAACTTAACCTCAGTTCAACAAATTACGTAACCCAAGAAGATGCTTTTAATACCCATGATGGTTACTATTGTAAAATACCAGAGCATTCACTGATGAAGATCATCCAGGCGCTACATAAAGACAGTATCAACTCTCCTGTTATAGTTTTAGACAGCCATAACAGACGAATTTGTTATGCAAATGAAACAGCTAGGACTTACTTCAAGAACCCAAAACTTGTAGGTGAAGCTTTTGATGATATTATTGAGGTTGTTGCTAAAGATTTTTCAGAACTGCCATTAACTTTTCTAAACTCCCGTTGGTTTTCCCTTACTGAAAAGAATTTTGAGTGGGAAGAAAACAGCTACATTTTGGTAGAGTTCAAAGAACCTAAACACTTTCCTGGTACGGAGACTTTAGAATCTTGGAAAAATATGATTGCCGTCATGCTCCACCGATTTCGCTCCCCACTAACGGGTATGTCCGGTTACTTGGAACTTCTGGAAGATCATATAGAGGGTGATACTCCACAAAAGTATATAGACTCTATTGAAAACGGCATGAATCACCTTTATGATATGATGGATGACCTTGAGGTGTTGTATCATATTCCCACAAAAGCTGATGAAAAGGAATCTCAGTCTGCAGGGTTGAGTTCTATTGTAGACCAAATCAAAACCACTTACGCTGAAGGCGTTCGAACGCGCATTACTTATTCAAGTTCAACTCAAGAGACTGAATTTGCCTGTGGTGCTAAAAACCTGAAACAGATTTTGTCGCTCCTTGTTCAAAATGGAATCGACCACACTCCCAAAGGTGAAGAAATTGCTATAAAAGCTGAATCTAACAGGGTCATTACAGTGACCACCAATGGTGCAGTTATACAGGATGAAATAGCGAAAAACCTGTTTAACCCATTTGTCACAACCACAGCAAATAACCTGGGTATTGGATTAACACTGGCGCTTCTTTACACAAAACAGTTTGATGGCATAATTTTTCTTTCAGAAAACGACCTGGGGAAAGGAGTACAATTTTGCATTTGCTTCCCTGACTAGAAAAAACTTCCGTTCAAAGAATTTAAAAGCAGGTGAAAGTCACATTTTACCTGCTTTTTTTGTTTTCCCATCCCTCCCGGAAAGTAAAACTTATGTTCATCGGCAAATTGACGATAAGTACAAATAGCTTTACTCAAGTCAATTCACATAACTATTACCAACAAGAATTATGATAACTGAAGAGATACCCGTCAAAAAAATTAAGGACGCAAAAAAGCCCATTCCTATTAATCAGGAAAGTCCGTTTAAATATGAGGAGCTATTCTTCTCGGTTACCGATCATAAATCAAATATCACTTTTGCGAATGAAGTATTTGTACGAATTAGCAAATATGAGCAAGAAGATGTGATTGGCCAACTGCATAAGTTGGTACGGCATCCTGATATGCCGCGTGCTGTCTTTAATATTTTTTGGGATTTTCTGAAAGCCAACAAACCCGTTGCTGCCTATGTAAAGAATATGGCTAAAG
The window above is part of the Balneola sp. genome. Proteins encoded here:
- a CDS encoding flagellar biosynthesis protein FlgB; the protein is MNFIDSNHSKMLGQAMDAYSLRQKITASNIANADTPGYKRHEVVFEDELQQAQQINGVRGMKDVSGSIVNTEQNVVLEDEMIEMADTQIRVQLVARSLRHHFNLLRSGITGINR